Proteins co-encoded in one Syntrophus gentianae genomic window:
- a CDS encoding Lpp/OprI family alanine-zipper lipoprotein, translating to MKKSLWVISILFVLATMVGCATKGDLEKVQADGQQINMKADQAIKESQDAKAAAVKAAEAAARAEERAKIAEERAKAAEEKSKKADAVFEKSMKK from the coding sequence ATGAAGAAGAGTCTCTGGGTGATTTCCATTCTGTTTGTTCTCGCTACTATGGTGGGTTGCGCAACGAAAGGCGACCTTGAGAAAGTACAGGCCGACGGACAGCAGATCAATATGAAAGCCGATCAGGCGATAAAGGAATCGCAGGATGCCAAGGCGGCTGCGGTGAAGGCAGCCGAGGCCGCAGCGCGCGCCGAAGAACGGGCGAAGATCGCTGAGGAAAGGGCAAAAGCCGCTGAGGAAAAATCAAAGAAGGCGGACGCCGTTTTCGAGAAATCAATGAAGAAGTAA